From Pseudobdellovibrionaceae bacterium, a single genomic window includes:
- a CDS encoding ABC-F family ATP-binding cassette domain-containing protein, giving the protein MIQVSQLNKSFASIQLLSDVCFTLSKGEKLGLVGKNGSGKSTLFNILLNKIDYDSGEISIPKNYTIGNLEQHIQFSKNSVIDECMQVLPEEEHYDYYKAEKLLFGLGFEEKDMQKHPSTFSGGYQIRINLVKALLKNPHLLLLDEPTNYLDIVSLRWLKFFLKTFPGEVIIITHDRDFMDSVATHIMGIKRTGVKKIKGNTSKYYEKVEEEDRIYEQTRVNQEKKRKQIEGFISRFKAKASKAVQAQSRMKQLDKMDSFDKLMIEKSMGLRFQYQNCPAKILLQAKDLSFSYTKKEEDRLFSNLSFTIQPNDRIAIIGKNGKGKSTLLNVLAEELKPDSGSLQSHNLVKKGHFGQTNIGRLNVNASIKEEVASCNASLSITQVHNICGSMMFEGDLSDKKIKVLSGGERSRVLLGKILAYPTNLLLLDEPTNHLDMESVEILSNELSVYEGAVVLVTHSEALLHRLANKIIIFQKSGVQFFDGTYQEFLDKWGWDEEAGSSTKTAKKKRNLEALNNASTNDSTDDSTINKKFQSREDLVKEKNHILRPIKKQLDVLEKNIAEKEKNLEKESLKLNASSSLDASVSRIEKAKQIQSLGKSIASQQKVLNELFFQYESLLSKYDSKKQIYTEKIKNLDRQ; this is encoded by the coding sequence ATGATTCAGGTTAGCCAACTAAACAAAAGCTTTGCCTCTATCCAGCTTCTTAGCGATGTTTGTTTTACTTTGTCCAAAGGGGAGAAGCTAGGGTTAGTGGGGAAAAACGGAAGTGGCAAATCCACTTTATTTAATATTTTATTAAATAAAATAGACTATGATTCTGGTGAAATTTCTATTCCTAAAAACTATACAATTGGAAATTTAGAACAGCATATTCAATTTTCTAAAAACAGTGTTATAGACGAATGTATGCAAGTTTTGCCAGAAGAAGAGCATTACGATTATTACAAAGCAGAAAAATTACTTTTTGGTTTAGGTTTCGAAGAAAAAGATATGCAAAAGCACCCCTCTACTTTTTCTGGGGGGTACCAAATTAGAATTAATTTAGTAAAGGCGTTATTAAAAAATCCTCATTTGCTATTATTAGACGAACCCACCAACTATTTAGATATTGTTAGCCTAAGGTGGTTAAAGTTTTTTTTAAAAACCTTTCCTGGAGAGGTAATTATCATCACCCACGATAGAGATTTTATGGATTCTGTGGCAACCCACATTATGGGCATTAAAAGAACAGGCGTTAAAAAAATTAAAGGCAATACTTCTAAATATTATGAAAAGGTAGAAGAGGAAGATAGAATTTATGAACAAACTAGAGTAAATCAAGAAAAAAAACGCAAACAAATAGAAGGTTTTATTTCTCGTTTTAAGGCGAAAGCTTCTAAGGCGGTTCAGGCGCAATCCAGAATGAAGCAATTAGATAAAATGGATAGTTTTGATAAGCTAATGATAGAAAAAAGTATGGGGCTACGGTTTCAGTATCAAAATTGTCCTGCAAAAATATTGTTACAGGCAAAAGACCTTAGTTTTTCTTATACAAAAAAAGAAGAAGACCGTTTATTTAGCAACTTAAGTTTTACTATTCAGCCTAATGACAGAATTGCTATTATTGGAAAAAACGGTAAAGGAAAATCCACTTTATTAAATGTTCTTGCAGAAGAACTAAAACCAGACTCTGGAAGTTTGCAGTCGCACAATTTGGTAAAAAAAGGACATTTTGGACAAACTAATATTGGGCGTTTAAATGTAAATGCCAGTATTAAAGAAGAGGTGGCTTCTTGCAATGCAAGCTTAAGTATTACTCAGGTTCATAATATTTGTGGAAGCATGATGTTTGAAGGCGATTTATCAGATAAAAAAATTAAAGTATTATCTGGAGGAGAAAGAAGCCGAGTGTTGTTGGGAAAAATTTTAGCTTACCCAACTAATTTATTATTATTAGACGAGCCTACCAATCATTTAGATATGGAGTCGGTAGAAATTTTAAGTAATGAACTTAGTGTTTATGAAGGAGCAGTGGTTTTAGTTACTCATAGTGAAGCTTTACTTCATAGGTTAGCTAATAAAATTATTATTTTTCAAAAAAGCGGAGTGCAATTTTTTGACGGAACTTATCAAGAGTTTTTAGATAAATGGGGCTGGGACGAAGAAGCAGGCTCTTCTACAAAAACAGCAAAGAAAAAACGCAATTTAGAGGCTTTGAATAACGCCAGCACAAACGACAGCACTGACGACAGTACAATAAATAAAAAGTTTCAAAGTAGAGAAGATTTAGTAAAAGAAAAAAACCATATTTTACGACCTATAAAAAAGCAATTAGATGTTTTAGAAAAAAATATTGCAGAAAAAGAAAAAAATTTAGAAAAAGAAAGTCTAAAGTTAAATGCAAGCTCTTCGCTAGATGCTTCTGTTTCAAGAATTGAAAAAGCGAAACAAATACAAAGTTTAGGAAAAAGTATTGCTAGCCAACAAAAAGTTTTAAATGAACTGTTTTTTCAATACGAGTCTTTACTTTCAAAATACGACAGCAAAAAGCAAATTTATACAGAAAAAATTAAAAATTTAGATAGGCAGTAG